From the Chanos chanos chromosome 7, fChaCha1.1, whole genome shotgun sequence genome, the window TCCATTCAAATAGTCAAAATAATAGCAGTATAAAAAAGTATGATGTGTGCTCATTCCCTGCAAAACTGAATTACACTGAATTGATGAAATGCAATTCATCTCCATTAATTCTACTTTAAtgccatttttatttcttcattcattGCTGAAACAAGGTCATTAAGGCTCTAAACAAAATCATAGTGCTGGCTTTACAgctttttgtttagtttataCATATGGTTTTATAATTTTTTGCCTTACAAAAAATTTAACAATTAAGCTTGACTGGCAGGAGTAATGACCAATGCAGGTTTTACCTTTATCATTAAGGTCAGGGCTGAAGAATGGGTAGGGTCTGCCATTGAAAGAATGATCAGTGAAAGAGCAGAGTATGAGATACTGTAGGTTGAGGTTTCCTGTGAGTAACGAACATCTGATCAGAAGTACAGTTAATGTTTGAATATATTCTTTTGTAATCGTGTTTGGCTCATTTTTagattgtttttcatcttttataaCTGTGGACTTCTCTTTTATTCAAAGTTGACTTTTTCCTTTCATAATTGTTTTGGGTAATCCGTAGTGTGGGTGTATAGGCGCATATCATAGTATGATGAACTCAGTTCACAATTAAGAACAGCAGGAAggtcactcaaaacacacaacagtcgaaaaaaaaaaattcaccttaATGCAATGTGCCCACTGCGTAATCTatcctctttttctgtgtgggGCAGTGACATTAGGCAGAAACATGCATCTGTAACTAAAACTGTACATCATACATCACATCAGACAACTGGCATGTATCTGGTGTGTTCTTATTGACTTCTTCTTCAACCCTCTTTTCTGAGTCAGACATCAGAAGATCTTTATTTAAAgccatttctctctttgcttttgtgtggttgATTTTTAAATCTAGACCCAAACAattatgcacacaaacacaaagagcacataaatacatgtttttggAATCAAAAagcaatcaaaatcaaataagaaaataaagaaaaaaaattaaatcctCTCTGAACAGGTCTCTGAATAAGTCTCTGAACTTTTTCCACAGCAAACCATTCTGATGCTGTCAAACACGGCCATGTAGAGGAGGGGGTGAATGCACATGTTTAGTGTGGCCAATCCCTTTGTTACTTGGTATGCGTTGTACTGCAAACACGTTCTCTTCTTCAGGGAATAGTGATAAGTTTGCAGAATGTGATAGGGAATAAAAGACAGGGCATAGAGTGTGCACACTGAGCCAACCAACAAAGCCACTTTCCTTTTCTGCTGTGACCTGATTTTGGCATTTTTGAAAACTACCCTAATTAGACCTATGTATGATGCAAAAGTCAGCACCAGCGGTATCAAAAACCCcagcacagtcagagaaagtctGTAATTGAAGTGAGAAAGTTCAATCTCAGCTCCTTTGCtcttagagacacagagagttgtgttcttttcctctctgagtTGTGTACTGGCATATTTGAGAATTGGTGAAGAGATGATAGCTACTATGACCCAGACTAACACACTGGTGATCTTGGCATGTTTAGGGCGCACATAGCTATGTGTGAAGAGGGGATGAACAATAGCTATAtatctgtttacactgatgcacaaaatgaagaaaatgctCACGTAGAGGTTACAGGTGAAAAGGAAACGCTCAATTTTGCATGCAGCGACACCAAAGGtccagtttttgttgtttgagtaGTAAGTGATGAGTAGCGGCAGGGTTAGTAcatagaggaggtcactgatgATGAGGTTACAGGAGAAGACCACTCCAGGGTGCcaattctgtctttcttttgtcagCAGCAGGACCAGAGCAAAGACATTGCCGAGAAATCCGATGCAGAATTCAACTCCGTACATAGGAGGAAGCAGCTTCTTTTGAAATTCAGAGCTGCAATTTCGTGATGAGTTGAgcattttcctctccctctcgtCCTCTGTTTGTGACACACTGTACAGAAGGTTAGGAACACGATGGTGAAAAATGAGCTACTAGAGAAGTGAACAAGTgagtgaagaaaagaacaagatgACAATAAGTAACaagttttataaatatatatatatatatatatatatatatatatatatatatgcatttctctgtctcaaAGGGAGGGTGGGGCGACAAAGAACTTTATAAAATATTAGTTTGAACATTTCCTTCCTTCCAGTTCCTCTTTATTTTGATCATAATATAGACAATTGTGTTGTGCC encodes:
- the LOC115816275 gene encoding P2Y purinoceptor 11-like, whose product is MLNSSRNCSSEFQKKLLPPMYGVEFCIGFLGNVFALVLLLTKERQNWHPGVVFSCNLIISDLLYVLTLPLLITYYSNNKNWTFGVAACKIERFLFTCNLYVSIFFILCISVNRYIAIVHPLFTHSYVRPKHAKITSVLVWVIVAIISSPILKYASTQLREEKNTTLCVSKSKGAEIELSHFNYRLSLTVLGFLIPLVLTFASYIGLIRVVFKNAKIRSQQKRKVALLVGSVCTLYALSFIPYHILQTYHYSLKKRTCLQYNAYQVTKGLATLNMCIHPLLYMAVFDSIRMVCCGKSSETYSETCSERI